One region of Catenuloplanes indicus genomic DNA includes:
- a CDS encoding FtsX-like permease family protein, whose translation MSVRRRAADLLLGMRLSVAGGRAGWTRLGLIAVGVGLGVAMLLITASIPTLVAARSTRLAERAEAIDIYRPVPPGDHTVLVQPADTDFAGRSIHGRLLQADGTSPVLPPGVTVMPRPGEMVVSPALAALLRSDDGALLRERWAARTIGEIGPAGLAGPGELAVYLGTDRLAGDDSRRVDRFGRPELDEGNDPTLVLLGAVGLAVLLVPVAVFVATAVRFGGESRDRRLAAIRLVGADAEMTRRIAAGETLTGALLGLLTGTIGYAVVAWAGGGAVPAGMSYYAADARPHPALAILTVLLVPSAAVLVTLVTLRRVVVEPLGVVRHSADRRRRLWWRLILPAVGLALLWPIRDGIGDDDVGFEVPVFAGLVALLLGVALLLPWWVEATVRRLGGGSVAWELAVRRLQLDSGTAVRAVSGLAVSVAGAIALQGLMLAFQAQNTLDFGRSTADFQASVWPSDLDTDRWLPALRAAPGVTAVTTETTVAGTDVTNDEVVRLTIGDCTMLRQYATIETCTDGDTFIAAGAPAAPGAVYALDGGDAPWTLPADAVTVTPIGNELLGIAPQVLVTPAVLAGTRYEPYRLEYYAALEPAAPDAIEHLRNAAATVDPAARVSLISDSAITPILAGVRQAMFVLATALLLLIGASMVVNIGEQLTVRRRPLAILVAFGTRRRTLAASILYQVAVPVLLGMTLAVLTGTGLGAILQTAASAPISFDWPGITLTTGAAVLVILLTTTASLPVLWRLTKPDGLRTE comes from the coding sequence ATGAGCGTGCGCCGCCGCGCCGCCGACCTGCTGCTCGGCATGCGGCTGTCGGTCGCCGGCGGCCGCGCCGGCTGGACCCGGCTGGGCCTGATCGCGGTCGGCGTCGGCCTCGGCGTCGCCATGCTGCTGATCACCGCGAGCATCCCGACGTTGGTCGCCGCGCGCAGTACCCGGCTGGCCGAGCGTGCCGAGGCGATCGACATCTACCGGCCGGTGCCGCCCGGCGACCACACCGTGCTGGTTCAGCCCGCCGACACCGACTTCGCCGGCCGGTCGATCCACGGCCGGCTGCTGCAGGCCGACGGCACCAGCCCGGTGCTGCCGCCCGGCGTCACCGTCATGCCGCGACCCGGCGAGATGGTCGTCTCCCCGGCGCTGGCCGCGCTGCTGCGCTCGGACGACGGCGCGCTGCTGCGCGAGCGGTGGGCCGCGCGCACGATCGGCGAGATCGGCCCGGCCGGGCTGGCCGGCCCCGGCGAGCTCGCGGTCTACCTCGGCACCGACCGGCTCGCCGGTGACGACTCGCGCCGCGTCGACCGGTTCGGCCGGCCGGAGCTGGACGAGGGCAACGACCCTACGCTCGTGCTGCTCGGCGCGGTCGGCCTGGCCGTGCTGCTCGTCCCGGTCGCGGTGTTCGTCGCGACCGCGGTCCGGTTCGGCGGCGAGAGCCGCGACCGGCGGCTCGCCGCGATCCGGCTGGTCGGCGCGGACGCGGAGATGACCCGGCGGATCGCGGCCGGCGAGACGCTCACCGGCGCGCTGCTCGGCCTGCTCACCGGCACGATCGGGTACGCGGTGGTGGCGTGGGCCGGCGGTGGTGCGGTACCGGCCGGCATGAGCTACTACGCCGCCGACGCCCGCCCGCACCCCGCGCTCGCGATCCTCACCGTGTTGCTGGTGCCGTCCGCGGCCGTGCTGGTCACGCTCGTCACGCTGCGCCGCGTCGTGGTCGAGCCGCTCGGCGTGGTCCGGCACAGCGCCGACCGCCGGCGGCGGCTGTGGTGGCGGCTCATCCTCCCGGCCGTCGGCCTCGCACTGCTCTGGCCGATCCGCGACGGCATCGGCGACGACGACGTCGGCTTCGAGGTGCCGGTCTTCGCCGGCCTGGTCGCGCTGCTGCTCGGCGTCGCGCTGCTGCTGCCCTGGTGGGTCGAGGCGACCGTGCGCCGGCTCGGCGGCGGCAGCGTCGCCTGGGAACTCGCCGTCCGCCGCCTTCAGCTGGACAGCGGCACCGCGGTCCGCGCGGTCTCCGGCCTCGCGGTCTCCGTCGCCGGCGCGATCGCGCTGCAGGGCCTGATGCTCGCGTTCCAGGCGCAGAACACGCTCGACTTCGGCCGCAGCACCGCCGACTTCCAGGCCTCGGTCTGGCCCAGCGACCTCGACACCGACCGCTGGCTGCCCGCGCTGCGCGCCGCTCCCGGCGTCACCGCCGTCACCACCGAGACCACCGTGGCCGGCACCGACGTCACCAACGACGAGGTCGTCCGGCTCACCATCGGAGACTGCACCATGCTCCGGCAGTACGCCACCATCGAGACCTGCACGGACGGCGACACGTTCATCGCCGCCGGCGCACCCGCGGCGCCCGGCGCGGTCTACGCGCTCGACGGCGGCGACGCGCCGTGGACGCTGCCCGCCGACGCGGTCACGGTCACGCCGATCGGCAACGAGCTGCTCGGCATCGCGCCACAGGTGCTGGTCACCCCGGCCGTGCTCGCCGGGACGCGGTACGAGCCGTACCGGCTGGAGTACTACGCCGCACTCGAACCGGCCGCACCGGATGCGATCGAACACCTGCGCAACGCCGCCGCCACGGTCGACCCGGCCGCGCGGGTGAGCCTGATCAGCGACAGCGCGATCACCCCGATCCTGGCCGGCGTCCGCCAGGCCATGTTCGTGCTCGCCACCGCACTGCTGCTGCTGATCGGCGCCAGCATGGTCGTCAACATCGGCGAGCAGCTCACCGTACGCCGCCGGCCGCTGGCGATCCTGGTCGCGTTCGGCACCCGCCGCCGCACCCTGGCCGCGTCGATCCTGTACCAGGTCGCCGTCCCGGTCCTGCTCGGCATGACCCTGGCCGTGCTCACCGGCACCGGGCTCGGCGCGATCCTGCAGACCGCGGCCTCCGCCCCGATCAGTTTCGACTGGCCCGGCATTACGCTCACCACCGGCGCCGCCGTCCTCGTCATCCTCCTCACCACGACCGCCAGCCTCCCCGTCCTCTGGCGCCTCACCAAGCCGGACGGCTTACGCACCGAATAG